The following coding sequences are from one Culex quinquefasciatus strain JHB chromosome 1, VPISU_Cqui_1.0_pri_paternal, whole genome shotgun sequence window:
- the LOC6047844 gene encoding ataxin-10, translated as MNDISKHLSNADFEAALKGLNELNISNCKHEDFQKESDELFASFMLCHGSSNEVQNKIALKSLNLLKRSCALGETFQNEIIAKKNFLSGLRTILEDEAIPENVRINCLQLLANLCVQNRLNQEAILRELKDFLLKSVENNCCFTNAATMIVYNAFIYKAELGMEVDELLEVLLTNVESNRLAQRDTPEFVSIFVEYLACESNEIVDHYEKVSFEKRILFLRYLIEYVRQDDRRSRPLHPDLFKHLLNDFKRKSDCVLKTVDSYLDQKNTEEVFTLLLLMSDATCVHPYESFIRADGALFLNLGCLLRQLQTLGKTDRDNIFAPVQSIGEILKVKQGTSELNIEQDISYSLKSALVKALANLSYRNKKNQNLAREMDIMAAILDCANLDARNPLIKEWSILAIRNLCEDNLENQKFVASLTKVGDAENSLITEYTAEGGTIRIRDGSTASQ; from the exons ATGAACGACATCAGTAAACACTTATCAAACGCAGATTTCGAGGCTGCGTTGAAGGGGTTGAACGAGCTCAATATTAG taaCTGCAAACATGAGGACTTCCAGAAGGAATCCGACGAGCTGTTCGCCAGCTTCATGCTGTGCcacggatcgtccaacgaggttCAAAACAAAATCGCCCTGAAGAGTCTCAACCTGCTGAAACGTTCCTGTGCCTTGGGAGAGACGTTCCAGAATGAAATCATCGCCAAGAAGAACTTCCTGTCCGGGTTGAGGACGATTCTGGAAGATGAGGCCATCCCGGAGAACGTCCGGATCAACTGCCTGCAGCTGTTGGCTAACCTGTGCGTCCAGAACCGCTTGAACCAGGAGGCGATCCTGCGCGAGTTGAAGGACTTTCTTCTGAAGAGCGTCGAGAACAACTGTTGCTTCACGAACGCGGCCACCATGATCGTGTACAACGCGTTCATCTATAAGGCCGAACTCGGGATGGAGGTGGACGAACTGCTGGAGGTTCTGCTGACGAACGTGGAGTCGAACCGGTTGGCGCAGCGGGACACGCCCGAGTTTGTCAGCATTTTTGTGGAGTATTTGGCTTGTGAGAGCAACGAAATCGTGGACCACTACGAGAAGGTCAGCTTCGAGAAGCGGATCTTGTTTCTGCGGTATTTGATCGAGTACGTGCGGCAGGATGATCGAAGGAGCAGACCGTTGCATCCGGATTTGTTCAAACATCTGCTGAATGACTTTAAGCGCAAGTCGGACTGCGTGCTGAAGACGGTGGACAGTTATTTGGACCAGAAGAACACGGAGGAGGTGTTTacgctgctgctgttgatgtcGGACGCGACCTGTGTGCATCCGTATGAGTCGTTTATACGGGCGGACGGAGCGTTATTCCTGAACTTGGGAT GCCTCCTGCGCCAGCTCCAAACTCTCGGGAAAACGGACCGCGACAACATCTTCGCCCCCGTCCAAAGCATCGGCGAGATTCTCAAGGTGAAGCAGGGCACCTCCGAGCTCAACATCGAACAGGACATTTCCTACTCGCTCAAATCTGCGCTGGTCAAAGCGCTCGCCAACCTTTCCTACCGGAACAAGAAAAACCAAAACCTGGCCCGCGAGATGGACATCATGGCGGCGATCCTCGACTGCGCCAACCTGGACGCTCGGAATCCTC TTATAAAAGAGTGGAGCATCCTAGCGATCCGGAACCTGTGCGAGGACAACCTGGAGAACCAAAAGTTTGTCGCGTCCCTAACCAAGGTGGGCGACGCCGAGAACTCACTTATAACGGAGTACACCGCCGAGGGAGGGACCATTCGGATCAGAGACGGTTCGACAGCTTCACAGTGA
- the LOC6047843 gene encoding putative GPI-anchor transamidase, whose protein sequence is MHKFYKFSPGIGIYLTVLVCLISRTSLANEIELPKNFVASSSHTNNWAVLVDTSRFWFNYRHIANVLSVYRSVKRLGIPDSQILLMVADDMACNPRNPRPATVFNNANQHINVYGADVEVDYRGYEVTVENFVRLLTGRNENGTARSKRLLSDAGSNVLIYLTGHGGDGFLKFQDSEEITNQELADAIEQMWQKQRYNELFFMIDTCQAASMYEKFYSPNILAVASSLVGEDSLSHHVDPAIGVYIIDRYTYYALEFLEKVEVNSKKTMGEFLSVCPKRVCISTVGVRKDLYPKDPHKVPITDFFGSIRPTEISSSVVNVTLSTIPEEHFTPEPISKPNPALFYEQFPSKLFD, encoded by the exons ATGCACAAATTTTACAAGTTTTCCCCCGGAATCGGCATTTATTTAACGGTTCTAGTGTGTCTAATTAGCAGGACCAGTTTGGCAAATGAAATCGAG CTCCCGAAGAATTTCGTCGCCAGCTCTTCCCACACGAACAACTGGGCCGTCCTGGTGGACACTTCACGCTTCTGGTTCAACTATCGGCATATTGCGAACGTGCTGTCGGTTTACCGTTCCGTGAAGCGGCTTGGAATACCGGACAGCCAGATTCTGCTGATGGTGGCCGACGACATGGCGTGCAATCCGAGGAATCCGAGACCGGCCACGGTGTTTAATAATGCCAATCAGCACATAAACGTGTACGGAGCGGACGTGGAGGTCGATTACCGGGGGTACGAGGTCACGGTGGAGAACTTTGTCCGGCTGCTGACGGGAAGGAATGAGAATGGGACTGCCCGGTCGAAGAGGTTGCTGTCGGATGCGGGGAGTAACGTACTGATCTACCTGACGGGGCATGGTGGCGATGGGTTTTTGAAGTTCCAGGACTCGGAGGAGATTACGAACCAGGAGTTGGCGGATGCGATTGAACAGATGTGGCAGAAGCAGCGGTACAACGAGTTGTTCTTCATGATTGATACATGCCAGGCGGCGTCGATGTATGAGAAGTTTTACTCGCCGAACATTCTGGCGGTGGCCAGTAGTTTGGTGGGGGAGGATTCGCTTTCGCATCACGTGGATCCGGCCATCGGGGTGTACATTATCGATCGGTACACGTACTACGCGCTGGAGTTTCTGGAGAAGGTCGAGGTCAACAGCAAGAAAACAATGGGAGAGTTT CTCTCAGTTTGCCCCAAGCGCGTCTGCATCTCAACGGTCGGCGTTCGGAAGGACTTGTACCCGAAAGACCCCCACAAGGTTCCCATCACGGACTTTTTTGGCTCGATCCGCCCTACGGAGATTTCCTCGAGCGTTGTGAACGTTACCCTTTCCACCATTCCAGAGGAGCa TTTCACGCCGGAACCGATCAGCAAACCAAATCCGGCCCTATTTTACGAGCAGTTTCCGAGCAAACTGTTTGACTGA